Proteins encoded together in one Diceros bicornis minor isolate mBicDic1 chromosome 18, mDicBic1.mat.cur, whole genome shotgun sequence window:
- the LOC131416946 gene encoding cytochrome b5 domain-containing protein 1 isoform X1, whose amino-acid sequence MPRRGLVAGPDFEYFQRRYFTPAEVARHNRPEDLWVSYLGYVYDLTPLAQEYKGKGHALCVWVPGFWVAIIDGGCSFPGDLLLKPIVEVAGQDISHWFDPKTRDIRKHIDPLTGCLRYRTPRGRFLHVPPQLPRSDWANDFGKPWWQGSRYEVGRLSAKTRNIRIINTLTSQEHTLEVGTLESMWEILHRYLPYNTHAASYTWKYEGKNLNMDYTLEENGIRDEEEEFDYLNMDGTLYTPAILLYFNDDLTEL is encoded by the exons ATGCCGCGCCGGGGCCTAGTGGCCGGGCCAGACTTTGAGTACTTCCAGCGTCGTTATTTCACGCCGGCCGAGGTGGCCCGACACAACCGGCCGGAAGACCTGTGGGTGTCTTACCTGGGATACGTGTATGACCTAACGCCGTTGGCACAGGAGTACAAGGGTAAGGGCCACGCTTTGTGTGTTTGGGTGCCTGGTTTTTGGGTGGCTATCATTGACGGCGGCTGCTCCTTCCCAGGAGACCTGCTGCTGAAACCCATCGTGGAAGTTGCGGGCCAGGACATCAGCCATTGGTTTGATCCAAAGACCAGAGAC ATCCGCAAGCACATAGATCCGCTGACCGGTTGCCTGAGATACCGCACCCCCCGGGGCCGCTTTCTGCACGTCCCGCCTCAGCTGCCCCGTTCCGACTGGGCCAATGATTTCGGGAAGCCCTGGTGGCAGGGGTCGCGTTACGAGGTGGGGCGGCTGTCTGCCAAGACCCGGAACATCCGCATCATTAACACGCTCACGTCGCAGGAGCACACACTGGAG GTGGGGACCCTGGAATCAATGTGGGAAATCCTACACCGCTATCTCCCCTATAACACACATGCTGCCAGCTACACATGGAAATATGAAGGCAAGAACCTGAACATGGATTATACCCTGGAAGAGAATGGGATCCGGGATGAGGAGGAAGAATTTGACTATCTCAATATGGACGGTACACTCTACACACCTGCAATACTGCTCTACTTCAATGATGACCTCACAGAGCTATAG
- the LOC131416946 gene encoding cytochrome b5 domain-containing protein 1 isoform X2, producing MPRRGLVAGPDFEYFQRRYFTPAEVARHNRPEDLWVSYLGYVYDLTPLAQEYKGDLLLKPIVEVAGQDISHWFDPKTRDIRKHIDPLTGCLRYRTPRGRFLHVPPQLPRSDWANDFGKPWWQGSRYEVGRLSAKTRNIRIINTLTSQEHTLEVGTLESMWEILHRYLPYNTHAASYTWKYEGKNLNMDYTLEENGIRDEEEEFDYLNMDGTLYTPAILLYFNDDLTEL from the exons ATGCCGCGCCGGGGCCTAGTGGCCGGGCCAGACTTTGAGTACTTCCAGCGTCGTTATTTCACGCCGGCCGAGGTGGCCCGACACAACCGGCCGGAAGACCTGTGGGTGTCTTACCTGGGATACGTGTATGACCTAACGCCGTTGGCACAGGAGTACAAGG GAGACCTGCTGCTGAAACCCATCGTGGAAGTTGCGGGCCAGGACATCAGCCATTGGTTTGATCCAAAGACCAGAGAC ATCCGCAAGCACATAGATCCGCTGACCGGTTGCCTGAGATACCGCACCCCCCGGGGCCGCTTTCTGCACGTCCCGCCTCAGCTGCCCCGTTCCGACTGGGCCAATGATTTCGGGAAGCCCTGGTGGCAGGGGTCGCGTTACGAGGTGGGGCGGCTGTCTGCCAAGACCCGGAACATCCGCATCATTAACACGCTCACGTCGCAGGAGCACACACTGGAG GTGGGGACCCTGGAATCAATGTGGGAAATCCTACACCGCTATCTCCCCTATAACACACATGCTGCCAGCTACACATGGAAATATGAAGGCAAGAACCTGAACATGGATTATACCCTGGAAGAGAATGGGATCCGGGATGAGGAGGAAGAATTTGACTATCTCAATATGGACGGTACACTCTACACACCTGCAATACTGCTCTACTTCAATGATGACCTCACAGAGCTATAG
- the NAA38 gene encoding N-alpha-acetyltransferase 38, NatC auxiliary subunit: MAGAGPTMLLREENGCCSRRQSSSSAGDSDGEREDSPAARARQQLEALLNKTMRIRMTDGRTLVGCFLCTDRDCNVILGSAQEFLKPSDSFSAGEPRVLGLAMVPGHHIVSIEVQRESLAAPPYL, encoded by the exons ATGGCCGGAGCTGGACCAACCATGCTGTTACGAGAGGAGAATGGCTGTTGCAGCCGGCGTCAAAGCAGCTCCAGCGCCGGG GACTCAGACGGGGAGCGCGAGGACTCGCCGGCTGCGCGCGCCCGACAGCAGCTGGAGGCGCTGCTGAACAAGACTATGCGTATTCGCATGACAGACGGACGGACACTGGTCGGCTGCTTCCTCTGCACCGACCGCGACTGCAATGTCATCCTGGGCTCGGCGCAGGAGTTCCTCAAGCCGTCGG ATTCCTTCTCTGCCGGGGAACCCCGTGTGCTGGGCCTGGCCATGGTACCAGGACACCACATCGTTTCCATTGAGGTGCAGAGAGAGAGCCTGGCGGCGCCTCCTTATCTCTGA
- the TMEM88 gene encoding transmembrane protein 88, translating to MADVPGAMRPVHGGGSPEPRDPLDCWACAVLVTAQNLLVAAFNLLLLALVLGTILLPAVTMLGFGFLCHSQFLRSQAPPCTAHLRDPGFTALLVTGFLLLVPLLVLALASYRRLCLRLRLADCLVPYSRALYRRRRAPQQPRHTRASPGSQAVPTPGKVWV from the exons ATGGCGGATGTCCCGGGGGCGATGCGACCAGTTCACGGCGGCGGCAGCCCAGAGCCCCGGGACCCCCTGGACTGCTGGGCCTGCGCTGTGCTGGTCACGGCCCAGAATCTGCTGGTGGCTGCCTTCAATCTTCTCCTGCTGGCGCTGGTGCTGGGGACCATCCTGCTACCCGCTGTTACCATGCTAGGCTTCGGCTTCCTCTGTCACTCCCAG TTCCTGCGCTCCCAGGCCCCTCCTTGCACCGCGCACCTGCGGGACCCGGGCTTCACGGCCCTGCTGGTCACCGGATTCCTGCTCCTCGTTCCGCTGCTCGTGCTTGCCCTGGCCAGCTACCGCCGCCTCTGCCTGCGCCTCCGCCTGGCCGATTGCCTCGTGCCCTACAGCCGAGCCCTCTATCGGCGCCGGCGCGCCCCGCAGCAGCCGCGGCACACCCGGGCCTCACCAGGGTCTCAGGCCGTTCCCACACCAGGAAAGGTCTGGGTCTGA
- the KDM6B gene encoding LOW QUALITY PROTEIN: lysine-specific demethylase 6B (The sequence of the model RefSeq protein was modified relative to this genomic sequence to represent the inferred CDS: deleted 1 base in 1 codon) yields the protein MHRAVDPPGARAAREAFALGGLSCAGAWSSCPPHPPPRSAWLPGGRCSASIGQPPLSAPLPPSHSSSSGHPNKPYYAPGTPTPRPLHGKLESLHGCVQALLREPAQPGLWEQLGQLYESEHDSEEAIRCYHSALRYGGSLAELGPRIGRLQQAQLWNFHAGSCQHRAKVLPPLEQVWNLLHLEHKRNYGAKRGGPPVKRAAEPLVVQPVPPAALSGPSGEEGLSPGGKRRRGCNSEQTGLPPGLPLPPPPLPPPPPPPPPPPPPPPPPPPPPLPGLATSPPFQLTKPGLWSTLHGDAWGPERKGSAPPERQEQRHSLPHPYPYPAPAYGAHPPGHRLVPTAPLGPGPRPPGAESHGCPPATRPPGSDLRESRVQRSRMDSSVSPAATTACVPYAPSRPPGLPSTTTSSSSSSSNTGLRGVEPSPGIPGADHYQTPALEVSSHQGRLGPSAHSSRKPFLAGPTATPHLSLPPGPPSPPPPPCPRLLRPPPPPAWLKGPACRAAREDGEILEELFFGAEGRPRPPLPPLPHREGFLGPPAPRFSVGTQDSHTPPTPPTTSSSSNNGSHSSSPTGPVSFPPPPYLARSMDPLPRPPSPTLSPQDPPLAPLTLSLPPAPPSSCHQNTSGSFRRPESPRPRVSFPKTPEVGPGPTPGPLNKAPQPVPPRVGELPARGPRLFDFPPTPLEDQFEEPAEFKILPDGLANIMKMLDESIRKEEEQQQEAGVVPPPPLKEPFASLQPPFPTDTAPTTTAATITTTTATQEEEKKPPPALPPPPPLAKFPPPPQPQPPPPPLPPPASPASLLKSLASVLEGQKYCYRGTGAAASTRPGPLPATQYSPGPPSGATAPPPTSAAPSAQGSPQPSASSSSQFSTSGGPWARERRAGEEPVPGPMTPAPPPPPLPLPPARSESEVLEEISRACETLVERVGRSATDPADPVDTADPVDSGTERLPPPTQAKEASGGVVAAAGPGSSKRRQKEHQKEHRRHRRACKDSVGRRPREGRAKAKAKAPKEKSRRVLGNLDLQSEEIQGREKARPDLGGAAKAKPPTAPAPPLAPAPSAQPTPPSAPMPGKKAREETPGPPGVSRADMLKLRSLSEGPPKELKIRLIKVESGDKETFIASEVEERRLRMADLTISHCAADVVRASKNAKVKGKFRESYLSPAQSVKPKINTEEKLPREKLNPPTPSIYLESKRDAFSPVLLQFCTDPRNPITVIRGLAGSLRLNLGLFSTKTLVEASGEHTVEVRTQVQQPSDENWDLTGTRQIWPCESSRSHTTIAKYAQYQASSFQESLQEEKESEDEESEEPDSTTGTPPSSGGAPDPKNHHIIKFGTNIDLSDAKRWKPQLQELLKLPAFMRVTSTGNMLSHVGHTILGMNTVQLYMKVPGSRTPGHQENNNFCSVNINIGPGDCEWFAVHEHYWETISAFCDRHGVDYLTGSWWPILDDLYASNIPVYRFVQRPGDLVWINAGTVHWVQATGWCNNIAWNVGPLTAYQYQLALERYEWNEVKNVKSIVPMIHVSWNVARTVKISDPDLFKMIKFCLLQSMKHCQVQRESLVRAGKKIAYQGRVKDEPAYYCNECDVEVFNILFVTSENGSRNTYLVHCEACARRRSAGLQGVVVLEQYRTEELAQAYDAFTLAPASTSR from the exons ATGCATCGGGCAGTGGACCCTCCAGGGGCCCGCGCTGCACGGGAAGCCTTTGCCCTTGGGGGCTTGAGCTGTGCTGGGGCCTGGAGTTCCTGCCCGCCCCATCCCCCTCCTCGTAGCGCATGGCTGCCCGGAGGCAG gTGCTCTGCCAGCATCGGGCAGCCCCCACTCTCTGCTCCCCTACCCCCTTCACACAGCAGTAGCTCTGGGCACCCCAACAAACCATATTATGCTCCAGG GACACCCACCCCAAGACCCCTCCATGGGAAGCTGGAATCCCTACATGGCTGTGTGCAGGCATTGCTTCGGGAGCCAGCCCAGCCGGGGCTGTGGGAACAGCTTGGGCAGCTGTACGAGTCAGAGCACGACAGTGAAGAGGCCATACGCTGCTACCACAGCGCCCTTCGATATGGAGGAAGCTTGGCTGAGCTGGGGCCCCGCATCGGCAGACTACAGCAG GCCCAGCTCTGGAACTTTCATGCCGGCTCTTGCCAGCACCGAGCCAAGGTCCTGCCCCCGCTGGAGCAAGTGTGGAACTTGCTACACCTTGAG CACAAGCGGAATTATGGGGCCAAGCGGGGGGGTCCTCCAGTGAAACGAGCTGCGGAACCCCTAGTTGTGCAGCCTGTGCCTCCTGCAGCACTCTCAGGCCCCTCGGGGGAGGAGGGCCTCAGCCCTGGAGGCAAGCGCAGGAGAGGCTGCAACTCTGAGCAG ACTGGCCTTCCCCCAGGGCTGCCGCTGCCTCCgccaccattaccaccaccaccaccaccaccaccaccaccaccaccacccccaccacccccaccacccccacccctgcctggccTAGCCACCAGCCCTCCATTTCAGCTGACCAAGCCAGGGCTTTGGAGTACGCTACATGGAGATGCCTGGGGCCCTGAGCGCAAGGGTTCAGCACCCCCAGAGCGCCAG GAGCAGCGGCACTCGCTGCCTCACCCTTATCCATACCCAGCTCCGGCCTATGGCGCGCACCCCCCTGGCCACCGGCTGGTCCCAACTGCACCCCTAGGCCCAGGCCCCCGCCCCCCAGGAGCAGAGAGCCATGGCTGCCCGCCTGCCACCCGTCCCCCCGGAAGTGACCTTAGAGAGAGCAGAGTTCAGAGGTCGCGGATGGACTCCAGCGTTTCACCAGCAGCAACCACCGCCTGCGTGCCTTACGCCCCTTCCCGGCCCCCCGGCCTCCCCAGCACCACCaccagcagcagtagcagcagcagcaacactgGTCTCCGGGGCGTGGAGCCGAGCCCAGGCATT CCCGGCGCTGACCATTACCAAACTCCCGCGCTGGAGGTCTCCTCTCACCAAGGCCGCCTGGGGCCCTCGGCACACAGCAGTCGGAAACCGTTCCTGGCAGGTCCCACTGCCACTCCCCACCTGTCCCTGCCACCTGgccccccctcacctcctccaccCCCCTGTCCCCGTCTCctacgccccccacccccccctgCCTGGTTGAAGGGCCCGGCCTGCCGGGCAGCCCGTGAGGATGGAGAGATCTTAGAGGAGCTCTTCTTCGGGGCTGAGGGACGCCCCCGCCCTCCActaccacccctcccccaccgcgAGGGCTTCTTGGGGCCTCCGGCCCCCCGCTTTTCTGTGGGCACTCAGGATTCGCACACCCCTCCTACTCCCCcaaccaccagcagcagcagcaacaatggCAGCCACAGCAGCAGCCCTACTGGGCCTGTGTCCTTTCCCCCACCTCCCTATCTAGCCAGAAGTATGGACCCCCTTCCCCGGCCCCCCAGCCCAACACTGAGCCCCCAGGACCCACCTCTTGCACCCCTGACTCTTAGcctgcctccagcccctccctcctcctgccaccAAAATACCTCAGGAAGCTTCAGGCGCCCGGAGAGCCCtcggcccagggtctccttcccaaAGACCCCCGAGGTGGGGCCGGGGCCAACCCCAGGCCCCCTGAATAAAGCCCCCCAGCCCGTGCCGCCCAGGGTTGGGGAGCTGCCTGCCCGAGGCCCGCGACTCTTTGATTTTCCCCCTACCCCACTGGAGGATCAGTTTGAGGAGCCAGCTGAATTCAAGATCCTACCTGATGGGCTGGCCAACATCATGAAGATGCTGGACGAATCCATTCGAAAGGAGGAGGAGCAGCAACAGGAGGCAGGCGTGGTCCCCCCGCCCCCCCTGAAGGAGCCCTTTGCATCTCTACAGCCTCCATTCCCCACTGACACAGCCCCAaccaccactgctgccaccatcaccaccaccacggCCAcccaggaagaggagaagaagccACCACCAGCCCTACCACCACCGCCGCCTCTAGCCAAGTTCCCTCCGCCACCCCAGCCACAGCCGCCGCCACCCCCACTA CCCCCACCAGCCAGCCCTGCCAGCCTGCTCAAATCCTTGGCCTCTGTGCTGGAGGGACAAAAGTACTGTTACCGGGGGACTGGAGCAGCTGCTTCTACCCGGCCTGGGCCCTTGCCTGCCACTCAGTATTCCCCTGGTCCCCCATCAGGTGCTACCGCCCCGCCGCCCACCTCAGCGGCCCCTAGCGCCCAGGGCTCCCCACAGCCCTCCGCTTCCTCGTCATCTCAGTTCTCTACCTCAGGTGGGCCTTGGGCCCGGGAGCGCAGGGCGGGCGAAGAGCCAGTCCCGGGCCCCATGacccccgccccgccgcccccaccGCTGCCTCTGCCCCCTGCTCGCTCTGAGTCTGAGGTGCTAGAAGAGATCAGTCGGGCTTGTGAGACCCTTGTGGAGCGGGTAGGCAGGAGTGCCACAGACCCAGCGGACCCAGTGGACACGGCAGACCCAGTGGACAGTGGGACTGAGCGACTGCCGCCCCCCACCCAGGCCAAGGAGGCGAGTGGTGGGGTGGTGGCAGCAGCAGGACCAGGCAGCAGCAAGCGGCGGCAGAAGGAGCACCAGAAGGAGCACCGGCGGCACAGGCGGGCCTGTAAGGACAGTGTGGGTCGGCGGCCCCGTGAGGGCAGGGCAAAGGCCAAGGCCAAGGCCCCCAAAGAAAAGAGCCGCCGGGTGCTGGGGAACCTGGACCTGCAGAGTGAGGAGATCCAGGGTCGTGAGAAGGCCCGGCCTGATCTTGGCGGGGCTGCCAAGGCCAAGCCACCCACAGCTCCAGCTCCTCCACTAGCTCCTGCACCCTCTGCCCAGCCCACACCCCCATCAGCCCCTATGCCTGGGAAGAAGGCTCGGGAGGAAACTCCAGGGCCACCTGGTGTCAGCCGGGCTGACATGCTGAAGCTGCGCTCACTTAGTGAAGGACCCCCCAAGGAGCTGAAGATCCGGCTTATCAAGGTAGAGAGTGGTGACAAGGAGACCTTTATCGCCTCTGAGGTGGAAGAGCGGAGGCTGCGCATGGCAGACCTCACCATCAGCCACTGCGCTGCCGACGTTGTTCGTGCCAGCAA GAATGCCAAGGTGAAAGGAAAGTTCCGAGAGTCCTACCTTTCCCCTGCCCAGTCTGTGAAACCGAAGATCAACACTGAGGAGAAGCTGCCCCGGGAAAAACTCAACCCACCCACACCCAGCATCTAT CTGGAGAGCAAACGAGATGCTTTCTCGCCGGTGCTGCTGCAGTTCTGTACAGACCCTCGAAATCCCATCACCGTGATCCGGGGTCTGGCGGGCTCCCTGCGGCTCA ACTTGGGCCTGTTCTCCACCAAGACGCTGGTGGAGGCAAGTGGCGAGCATACGGTGGAGGTGCGCACCCAGGTGCAGCAGCCCTCAGATGAAAACTGGGATCTGACGGGTACGCGACAGATCTGGCCCTGTGAGAGCTCCCGCTCCCACACCACCATTGCCAAGTACGCACAGTACCAGGCCTCATCCTTCCAAGAGTCCCTGCAG gaggagaaggagagtgaGGATGAGGAGTCCGAGGAGCCGGACAGCACCACAGGAACCCCTCCTAG CAGCGGCGGCGCACCAGACCCGAAGAACCATCACATCATCAAGTTTGGCACCAACATCGACCTCTCTGACGCCAAGCG GTGGAAGCCCCAACTGCAGGAGCTGCTGAAGCTGCCCGCCTTCATGCGGGTAACATCCACCGGCAACATGCTGAGCCACGTGGGCCACACCATCCTGGGCATGAACACGGTGCAGCTGTACATGAAGGTCCCGGGCAGCCGAACGCCAG GCCACCAGGAGAACAATAACTTTTGCTCTGTCAACATCAACATCGGCCCAGGCGACTGCGAGTGGTTCGCGGTGCACGAGCACTACTGGGAGACCATCAGCGCCTTCTGCGACCG GCATGGCGTGGACTACCTGACGGGTTCCTGGTGGCCAATCCTGGATGACCTCTATGCCTCCAATATCCCTGTGTACCGCTTCGTGCAGCGCCCCGGAGACCTCGTGTGGATTAACGCGGGGACCGTGCACTGGGTGCAGGCCACCGGCTGGTGTAACAACATTGCCTGGAACGTGGGGCCCCTCACCG CCTATCAGTACCAGCTGGCCCTGGAACGATACGAGTGGAACGAGGTGAAGAACGTCAAATCCATTGTGCCCATGATTCACGTGTCCTGGAACGTGGCTCGCACAGTCAAAATCAGCGACCCCGACTTGTTCAAGATGATCAA GTTCTGCCTCCTGCAGTCCATGAAGCACTGCCAGGTGCAGCGGGAGAGCCTGGTGCGAGCCGGGAAGAAGATCGCCTACCAGGGGCGGGTCAAGGACGAGCCCGCCTACTACTGCAACGAGTGCGAC GTGGAGGTGTTCAACATCCTGTTCGTGACGAGTGAGAACGGCAGCCGCAACACGTACTTGGTGCACTGCGAAGCCTGTGCGCGGCGCCGCAGCGCGGGCCTCCAGGGCGTGGTGGTGCTGGAGCAGTACCGCACTGAGGAGCTGGCGCAGGCCTACGACGCCTTCACGCTG GCCCCCGCCAGCACGTCGCGATGA